In the Theobroma cacao cultivar B97-61/B2 chromosome 1, Criollo_cocoa_genome_V2, whole genome shotgun sequence genome, one interval contains:
- the LOC18613651 gene encoding kynurenine--oxoglutarate transaminase isoform X4: protein MLLYQKPTHPAALGSRERAMEGKLSSVAKKFAPSPIQELSHLAQRCNAINLAEGFPDFPAPPHIKDAAVSAINSDFNQYRHVQGICDQLAFIMKRTHGLNVDPLTDVAICCGQTEAFAAAIFAVIDRGDEVVLFDPCYETYEGCITMAGGIPVYVALDPPQWTLDPDKLMKSFTSKTKAIVLNSPHNPTGKVFSREELEVIAEACGKWDCLAITDEVYEYITFNNQKHVSIATLPGMQERTIITSSLSKTFSVTGWRIGWAIAPASAASAIRNIHVKITDSAPAPFQEAALTALRSPSEYFEILRREYQLKRDVSVKLLTSVGFRIQFQPQGSFFLFAELPKNCLLSDYHA, encoded by the exons ATGCTTTTATACCAGAAACCCACCCACCCGGCAGCTCTAGGAAGTCGGGAAAGAGCCATGGAAGGGAAACTATCTTCCGTTGCAAAGAAGTTTGCTCCTTCTCCTATACAAGAACTCTCACACCTTGCTCAGAGATGCAACGCCATTAACCTTGCTGAGGGCTTCCCTGACTTCCCTGCTCCTCCTCATATCAAAGATGCTGCCGTTTCAGCCATTAATTCTGACTTCAACCAGTACAg GCACGTGCAAGGAATTTGTGATCAGTTGGCTTTTATAATGAAGAGAACGCATGGTTTAAACGTTGACCCTTTGACGGATGTAGCTATTTGCTGTGGACAAACTGAGGCATTTGCAGCAGCAATTTTTGCCG TTATAGACCGGGGAGATGAAGTTGTGCTGTTTGACCCttgttatgaaacatatgaAGGATGCATAACCATGGCTGGAGGAATTCCT GTATATGTGGCACTTGATCCACCTCAATGGACCTTGGACCCTGACAAATTGATGAAGTCTTTCACTAGTAAAACAAAGGCTATAGTATTAAACAG TCCTCACAACCCAACTGGCAAAGTTTTCTCCAGAGAAGAGCTTGAAGTTATTGCTGAAGCTTGTGGCAAATGGGATTGCCTGGCTATAACAGATGAA GTGTATGAGTACATAACATTCAACAATCAAAAGCACGTGTCCATTGCCACACTTCCAGGAATGCAGGAGCGGACTATTATCACATCCTCCTTGTCTAAAACCTTTAGTGTTACAG GATGGAGAATTGGATGGGCTATTGCTCCAGCTTCTGCTGCATCTGCAATTCGAAACATTCATGTCAAAATTACAGATTCTGCTCCAGCACCTTTCCAGGAAGCTGCCTTAACTGCTTTGAGAAGCCCCTCTGAATACTTTGAAATACTGAGAAGA GAATATCAATTAAAAAGAGATGTCAGTGTGAAGTTGCTCACTTCAGTTGGTTTTCGAATTCAGTTCCAGCCTCAGGGTTCCTTCTTTCTGTTTGCAGAGCTTCCTAAGAATTGCTTGCTTTCTGAT TACCACGCTTAA
- the LOC18613651 gene encoding kynurenine--oxoglutarate transaminase isoform X3 codes for MLLYQKPTHPAALGSRERAMEGKLSSVAKKFAPSPIQELSHLAQRCNAINLAEGFPDFPAPPHIKDAAVSAINSDFNQYRHVQGICDQLAFIMKRTHGLNVDPLTDVAICCGQTEAFAAAIFAVIDRGDEVVLFDPCYETYEGCITMAGGIPVYVALDPPQWTLDPDKLMKSFTSKTKAIVLNSPHNPTGKVFSREELEVIAEACGKWDCLAITDEVYEYITFNNQKHVSIATLPGMQERTIITSSLSKTFSVTGWRIGWAIAPASAASAIRNIHVKITDSAPAPFQEAALTALRSPSEYFEILRRQEYQLKRDVSVKLLTSVGFRIQFQPQGSFFLFAELPKNCLLSDYHA; via the exons ATGCTTTTATACCAGAAACCCACCCACCCGGCAGCTCTAGGAAGTCGGGAAAGAGCCATGGAAGGGAAACTATCTTCCGTTGCAAAGAAGTTTGCTCCTTCTCCTATACAAGAACTCTCACACCTTGCTCAGAGATGCAACGCCATTAACCTTGCTGAGGGCTTCCCTGACTTCCCTGCTCCTCCTCATATCAAAGATGCTGCCGTTTCAGCCATTAATTCTGACTTCAACCAGTACAg GCACGTGCAAGGAATTTGTGATCAGTTGGCTTTTATAATGAAGAGAACGCATGGTTTAAACGTTGACCCTTTGACGGATGTAGCTATTTGCTGTGGACAAACTGAGGCATTTGCAGCAGCAATTTTTGCCG TTATAGACCGGGGAGATGAAGTTGTGCTGTTTGACCCttgttatgaaacatatgaAGGATGCATAACCATGGCTGGAGGAATTCCT GTATATGTGGCACTTGATCCACCTCAATGGACCTTGGACCCTGACAAATTGATGAAGTCTTTCACTAGTAAAACAAAGGCTATAGTATTAAACAG TCCTCACAACCCAACTGGCAAAGTTTTCTCCAGAGAAGAGCTTGAAGTTATTGCTGAAGCTTGTGGCAAATGGGATTGCCTGGCTATAACAGATGAA GTGTATGAGTACATAACATTCAACAATCAAAAGCACGTGTCCATTGCCACACTTCCAGGAATGCAGGAGCGGACTATTATCACATCCTCCTTGTCTAAAACCTTTAGTGTTACAG GATGGAGAATTGGATGGGCTATTGCTCCAGCTTCTGCTGCATCTGCAATTCGAAACATTCATGTCAAAATTACAGATTCTGCTCCAGCACCTTTCCAGGAAGCTGCCTTAACTGCTTTGAGAAGCCCCTCTGAATACTTTGAAATACTGAGAAGA CAGGAATATCAATTAAAAAGAGATGTCAGTGTGAAGTTGCTCACTTCAGTTGGTTTTCGAATTCAGTTCCAGCCTCAGGGTTCCTTCTTTCTGTTTGCAGAGCTTCCTAAGAATTGCTTGCTTTCTGAT TACCACGCTTAA
- the LOC18613648 gene encoding uncharacterized protein LOC18613648: MKSQVSCVDEDDCESCRLAYCWWRTAAKFDECAKLKLDFPDVSILTPRLRLLRELERLALIAPEGLNELRHKLLGYRSGDFWVPTGGIKKEDMDIPPVSTILLVGFSGSGKSSLINLMYSILGRSGLIPFAQTSSGSRSNYTTMYMEEHNVLRSMRSGFCVYDSRGFDYVRTTEALGELSSWMIEGIHHNQLCFRYGDCTTMTDDVENIVTRSSSKFVQRRVNCVMVVANIAEIYNALKAGDFKPLEATRQLFCSPALRKSNENPLLILTHGDLLSTEERIDGRLKICECLDISETNGVYDIVCLTEYGFLVEESDPVSAYALTEAVYRALLISDRGHFPKKKFQDWALLILLWLVRFIGVCFAILADVCSKLGQKEKLKM, translated from the exons ATGAAAAGCCAAGTCTCTTGTGTTGATGAAGACGACTGTGAATCGTGTAGATTGGCGTATTGTTGGTGGAGAACAGCTGCAAAATTCGATGAATGTGCTAAGCTTAAGCTGGACTTTCCTGACGTTTCCATTCTAACGCCTAGGCTTAGACTGCTTAGAGAATTAGAGAGATTGGCTTTAATTGCACCTGAAGGACTAAATGAGCTTCGGCACAAGCTTCTTGGGTATCGTTCAGGTGATTTCTGGGTACCCACTGGAGGGATTAAGAAGGAAGATATGGATATTCCGCCGGTGAGCACAATACTCTTGGTGGGATTCTCCGGTTCTGGCAAGAGCTCGCTTATAAATCTCATGTACAGTATTCTGGGTCGGTCTGGCCTAATTCCCTTTGCTCAAACATCATCAG GAAGTCGTTCCAATTATACAACCATGTACATGGAAGAACACAACGTCCTGAGATCAATGCGAAGTGGTTTCTGTGTTTACGATTCAAGAGGGTTTGATTATGTTAGAACGACAGAGGCTTTGGGGGAATTGTCGAGCTGGATGATTGAGGGGATTCATCATAATCAGCTATGCTTCAGATATGGTGACTGCACGACGATGACAGATGATGTGGAGAATATTGTCACGAGATCATCTTCAAAATTTGTGCAGAGAAGAGTGAATTGCGTGATGGTCGTAGCGAACATAGCAGAGATTTACAATGCTTTGAAAGCAGGCGATTTTAAGCCGTTAGAGGCTACCAGACAGCTCTTCTGCTCCCCTGCGTTGCGAAAAAGCA ATGAAAACCCTCTCTTGATCCTGACACACGGTGACTTGTTATCCACTGAGGAGAGGATAGATGGCAGGCTGAAGATATGCGAATGTCTGGATATATCGGAGACTAACGGAGTTTATGACATAGTTTGCCTCACAGAATACGGGTTTCTAGTTGAAGAATCTGATCCAGTGTCAGCCTATGCGTTAACTGAAGCTGTATACAGAGCACTTCTTATCTCAGATAGAGGCCACtttccaaagaaaaaattCCAGGACTGGGCACTGTTGATTTTGTTATGGCTTGTGCGTTTTATTGGTGTGTGCTTCGCTATCCTAGCTGATGTTTGTTCCAAACTCGGACAGAAAGAGAAACTGAAGATGTGA
- the LOC18613651 gene encoding kynurenine--oxoglutarate transaminase isoform X2: MLLYQKPTHPAALGSRERAMEGKLSSVAKKFAPSPIQELSHLAQRCNAINLAEGFPDFPAPPHIKDAAVSAINSDFNQYRHVQGICDQLAFIMKRTHGLNVDPLTDVAICCGQTEAFAAAIFAVIDRGDEVVLFDPCYETYEGCITMAGGIPVYVALDPPQWTLDPDKLMKSFTSKTKAIVLNSPHNPTGKVFSREELEVIAEACGKWDCLAITDEVYEYITFNNQKHVSIATLPGMQERTIITSSLSKTFSVTGWRIGWAIAPASAASAIRNIHVKITDSAPAPFQEAALTALRSPSEYFEILRREYQLKRDVSVKLLTSVGFRIQFQPQGSFFLFAELPKNCLLSDVEYVKELIKQAGVVVVPGRGFFHTESSLDQPSEENCSYQKRYIRVAFCKSDATLTTAAQKFGELMNAGGCPKLHY, encoded by the exons ATGCTTTTATACCAGAAACCCACCCACCCGGCAGCTCTAGGAAGTCGGGAAAGAGCCATGGAAGGGAAACTATCTTCCGTTGCAAAGAAGTTTGCTCCTTCTCCTATACAAGAACTCTCACACCTTGCTCAGAGATGCAACGCCATTAACCTTGCTGAGGGCTTCCCTGACTTCCCTGCTCCTCCTCATATCAAAGATGCTGCCGTTTCAGCCATTAATTCTGACTTCAACCAGTACAg GCACGTGCAAGGAATTTGTGATCAGTTGGCTTTTATAATGAAGAGAACGCATGGTTTAAACGTTGACCCTTTGACGGATGTAGCTATTTGCTGTGGACAAACTGAGGCATTTGCAGCAGCAATTTTTGCCG TTATAGACCGGGGAGATGAAGTTGTGCTGTTTGACCCttgttatgaaacatatgaAGGATGCATAACCATGGCTGGAGGAATTCCT GTATATGTGGCACTTGATCCACCTCAATGGACCTTGGACCCTGACAAATTGATGAAGTCTTTCACTAGTAAAACAAAGGCTATAGTATTAAACAG TCCTCACAACCCAACTGGCAAAGTTTTCTCCAGAGAAGAGCTTGAAGTTATTGCTGAAGCTTGTGGCAAATGGGATTGCCTGGCTATAACAGATGAA GTGTATGAGTACATAACATTCAACAATCAAAAGCACGTGTCCATTGCCACACTTCCAGGAATGCAGGAGCGGACTATTATCACATCCTCCTTGTCTAAAACCTTTAGTGTTACAG GATGGAGAATTGGATGGGCTATTGCTCCAGCTTCTGCTGCATCTGCAATTCGAAACATTCATGTCAAAATTACAGATTCTGCTCCAGCACCTTTCCAGGAAGCTGCCTTAACTGCTTTGAGAAGCCCCTCTGAATACTTTGAAATACTGAGAAGA GAATATCAATTAAAAAGAGATGTCAGTGTGAAGTTGCTCACTTCAGTTGGTTTTCGAATTCAGTTCCAGCCTCAGGGTTCCTTCTTTCTGTTTGCAGAGCTTCCTAAGAATTGCTTGCTTTCTGAT GTAGAATATGtgaaggaattaataaaacaagcAGGGGTGGTTGTTGTACCAGGACGTGGATTTTTCCACACAGAGTCTTCCTTGGATCAACCATCCGAGGAAAATTGCAGCTATCAAAAGAGATATATCAGGGTTGCATTCTGCAAAAGTGATGCCACTTTGACAACTGCAGCGCAAAAGTTTGGTGAGCTTATGAATGCTGGAGGTTGTCCCAAGCTACACTATTAG
- the LOC18613650 gene encoding importin subunit alpha translates to MSLRPSARTEVRRNRYKVAVDAEEGRRRREDNMVEIRKNKREENLLKKRREGLLAQQQQPQQQQLLSSTAASEKKLESLPAMVAGVWSEDRNAQLEATTQFRKLLSIERSPPINEVVQSGVVPRFVEFLARDDFPQLQFEAAWALTNIASGTSENTRVVIDHGAVPIFVKLLGSPTDDVREQAVWALGNVAGDSPKCRDLVLGHGALVPLLAQFNEHAKLSMLRNATWTLSNFCRGKPQPSFEQTKPALPALERLIHSNDEEVLTDACWALSYLSDGTNDKIQAVIEAGVCPRLVELLLHPSPTVLIPALRTVGNIVTGDDVQTQCIINHQALPCLLNLLTNNYKKSIKKEACWTISNITAGNVDQIQAVIEAGIIAPLVHLLQNAEFEIKKEAAWAISNATSGGTHEQIKFLVSQGCIKPLCDLLNCPDPRIVTVCLEGLENILKVGEAEKNLGHTGEVNLYAQLIDDAEGLEKIENLQSHDNNEIYEKAVKILETYWVEDEDEPLPPGDASQSGFQFGANQHPVPSGGFNFS, encoded by the exons ATGTCTCTAAGACCGAGCGCCAGGACCGAGGTCCGAAGGAACAGGTATAAGGTGGCGGTTGATGCGGAGGAAGGTCGCCGGAGGAGAGAAGACAACATGGTCGAGATCCGAAAGAATAAGAGAGAAGAGAACCTTCTTAAGAAACGCCGCGAAGGACTTCTTGCTCAACAACAACAACCTCAGCAGCAGCAGCTTCTCTCTTCCACCGCCGCTTCGGAGAAAAAG TTGGAAAGTCTTCCGGCTATGGTTGCGGGTGTTTGGTCAGAAGACAGGAATGCGCAGCTTGAGGCAACCACTCAATTCCGAAAGCTGCTATCAATAG AACGAAGTCCACCAATCAATGAAGTTGTACAATCAGGTGTTGTTCCCCGCTTTGTTGAGTTCCTTGCTAGAGATGACTTCCCACAGCTTCAG TTTGAGGCAGCTTGGGCTCTCACAAATATTGCTTCAGGGACATCAGAAAACACCAGGGTTGTAATTGATCATGGGGCTGTCCCTATATTTGTTAAACTCCTAGGTTCTCCAACTGATGATGTTCGTGAACAG GCTGTTTGGGCACTAGGAAACGTTGCTGGAGACTCACCCAAATGCCGTGACCTGGTCCTCGGCCATGGTGCCTTGGTGCCACTGTTGGCCCAATTCAATGAGCATGCAAAACTCTCTATGTTGCGAAACGCAACCTGGACTTTGTCAAACTTCTGCAGGGGCAAGCCACAGCCTTCTTTTGAGCAG ACAAAGCCAGCTTTGCCAGCTCTTGAGCGTCTTATTCATTCAAATGATGAGGAAGTCCTTACAGATGCATGCTGGGCCCTGTCATATCTCTCAGATGGTACTAATGACAAAATCCAAGCTGTTATTGAGGCTGGTGTCTGCCCTCGACTTGTTGAGCTCTTGCT TCATCCATCCCCAACAGTCCTCATTCCTGCTCTTCGCACAGTTGGAAATATTGTTACAGGGGATGATGTGCAGACTCAG TGTATAATAAATCACCAAGCTCTTCCATGCCTTTTGAACCTGCTGACAAATAACTACAAGAAGAGTATCAAGAAGGAAGCTTGCTGGACAATCTCAAACATCACTGCTGGAAATGTAGATCAGATACAG GCTGTAATTGAGGCTGGTATTATTGCCCCTCTAGTCCATCTACTTCAAAATGCTGAGTTTGAGATTAAGAAAGAAGCTGCTTGGGCAATTTCAAATGCTACATCTGGTGGCACCCATGAACAAATAAA GTTCTTGGTGAGTCAAGGTTGCATTAAGCCACTGTGTGATCTTCTAAACTGTCCTGACCCAAGAATTGTCACAGTTTGTTTAGAAGGTCTTGAAAACATTCTGAAGGTTGGTGAAGCTGAGAAAAATTTGGGTCACACAGGAGAAGTCAATCTCTATGCCCAGTTAATTGATGATGCTGAGGGGTTggagaaaattgaaaacctCCAAAGTCATGACAACAATGAAATCTATGAGAAGGCAGTGAAGATTCTTGAAACATATTGGGTGGAAGATGAGGATGAGCCATTACCCCCTGGTGATGCTTCACAATCTGGGTTCCAGTTTGGAGCCAATCAACATCCTGTTCCTTCTGGTGGATTCAATTTCAGTTGA
- the LOC18613651 gene encoding kynurenine--oxoglutarate transaminase isoform X1, whose translation MLLYQKPTHPAALGSRERAMEGKLSSVAKKFAPSPIQELSHLAQRCNAINLAEGFPDFPAPPHIKDAAVSAINSDFNQYRHVQGICDQLAFIMKRTHGLNVDPLTDVAICCGQTEAFAAAIFAVIDRGDEVVLFDPCYETYEGCITMAGGIPVYVALDPPQWTLDPDKLMKSFTSKTKAIVLNSPHNPTGKVFSREELEVIAEACGKWDCLAITDEVYEYITFNNQKHVSIATLPGMQERTIITSSLSKTFSVTGWRIGWAIAPASAASAIRNIHVKITDSAPAPFQEAALTALRSPSEYFEILRRQEYQLKRDVSVKLLTSVGFRIQFQPQGSFFLFAELPKNCLLSDVEYVKELIKQAGVVVVPGRGFFHTESSLDQPSEENCSYQKRYIRVAFCKSDATLTTAAQKFGELMNAGGCPKLHY comes from the exons ATGCTTTTATACCAGAAACCCACCCACCCGGCAGCTCTAGGAAGTCGGGAAAGAGCCATGGAAGGGAAACTATCTTCCGTTGCAAAGAAGTTTGCTCCTTCTCCTATACAAGAACTCTCACACCTTGCTCAGAGATGCAACGCCATTAACCTTGCTGAGGGCTTCCCTGACTTCCCTGCTCCTCCTCATATCAAAGATGCTGCCGTTTCAGCCATTAATTCTGACTTCAACCAGTACAg GCACGTGCAAGGAATTTGTGATCAGTTGGCTTTTATAATGAAGAGAACGCATGGTTTAAACGTTGACCCTTTGACGGATGTAGCTATTTGCTGTGGACAAACTGAGGCATTTGCAGCAGCAATTTTTGCCG TTATAGACCGGGGAGATGAAGTTGTGCTGTTTGACCCttgttatgaaacatatgaAGGATGCATAACCATGGCTGGAGGAATTCCT GTATATGTGGCACTTGATCCACCTCAATGGACCTTGGACCCTGACAAATTGATGAAGTCTTTCACTAGTAAAACAAAGGCTATAGTATTAAACAG TCCTCACAACCCAACTGGCAAAGTTTTCTCCAGAGAAGAGCTTGAAGTTATTGCTGAAGCTTGTGGCAAATGGGATTGCCTGGCTATAACAGATGAA GTGTATGAGTACATAACATTCAACAATCAAAAGCACGTGTCCATTGCCACACTTCCAGGAATGCAGGAGCGGACTATTATCACATCCTCCTTGTCTAAAACCTTTAGTGTTACAG GATGGAGAATTGGATGGGCTATTGCTCCAGCTTCTGCTGCATCTGCAATTCGAAACATTCATGTCAAAATTACAGATTCTGCTCCAGCACCTTTCCAGGAAGCTGCCTTAACTGCTTTGAGAAGCCCCTCTGAATACTTTGAAATACTGAGAAGA CAGGAATATCAATTAAAAAGAGATGTCAGTGTGAAGTTGCTCACTTCAGTTGGTTTTCGAATTCAGTTCCAGCCTCAGGGTTCCTTCTTTCTGTTTGCAGAGCTTCCTAAGAATTGCTTGCTTTCTGAT GTAGAATATGtgaaggaattaataaaacaagcAGGGGTGGTTGTTGTACCAGGACGTGGATTTTTCCACACAGAGTCTTCCTTGGATCAACCATCCGAGGAAAATTGCAGCTATCAAAAGAGATATATCAGGGTTGCATTCTGCAAAAGTGATGCCACTTTGACAACTGCAGCGCAAAAGTTTGGTGAGCTTATGAATGCTGGAGGTTGTCCCAAGCTACACTATTAG